One window from the genome of Mustela lutreola isolate mMusLut2 chromosome 11, mMusLut2.pri, whole genome shotgun sequence encodes:
- the VPS29 gene encoding vacuolar protein sorting-associated protein 29, with protein sequence MLVLVLGDLHIPHRCNSLPAKFKKLLVPGKIQHILCTGNLCTKESYDYLKTLAGDVHIVRGDFDENLNYPEQKVVTVGQFKIGLIHGHQVIPWGDMASLALLQRQFDVDILISGHTHKFEAFEHENKFYINPGSATGAYNALETNIIPSFVLMDIQASTVVTYVYQLIGDDVKVERIEYKKS encoded by the exons TTGGTGTTGGTATTAGGAGACCTGCACATCCCACACCGGTGCAACAGTTTACCGGCTAAATTCAAAAAACTGCTGGTGCCAGGAAAGATTCAGCACATTCTCTGTACTGGAAACCTTTGCACCAAAGAGAGTTATGACTATCTCAAGACGCTGGCCGGTGATGTTCATATTGTGAGAGGAGACTTCGATGAG AATCTGAATTATCCAGAACAGAAAGTTGTGACTGTTGGGCAGTTCAAAATTGGTTTGATCCATGGGCATCAAGTTATTCCTTGGGGAGATATGGCCAGCTTAGCCCTGCTGCAGAGGCAGTTTGATGTGGACATTCTTATCTcgggacacacacacaaatttgaaGCATTTGAGCATGAGAATAAATTCTACATTAACCCAGGTTCTGCCACTGGAGCATATAATGCCTTGGAAAC aaacattATTCCTTCATttgtgttgatggacatccaggctTCTACAGTTGTCACTTATGTGTATCAGCTAATTGGAGATGATGTGAAAGTAGAACGAATTGAATACAAAAAGTCTTAA